The stretch of DNA GGAGCACCGGCGGAGGCGGGCACTGACAGGATGCGGCGCCATGAGACAAGTACGACAAAAGCACAAAAGCGTCATGAATGCGCCACGGTCGACACCCCGGCGCGTGCTGTTCCGAGCGCCGCGGCGAACGCTACGGCGCACCCGTGCCGTGCTCGCCGTCTCGCTCGCCGCCGGGGTCGCCGCGGGGTGCGCCGCGTCGGGGGGCGGTCCCGGCGGCCACAGTGGCGCCCAGGGCGCGGCGGGGGCCCGTGTCGAGGCACCGGCGGCCCGTGCCCTCGACGCGTACGCCACCCGGCTGGGAGAGGCCCACACCGCGTGGACGGCCGCCGTCAGACGCTGGGGGCTCGCGAAGAGACCGCTGACCGCCCCGCCCCCGCCGGCCGTCAAGCCGCACATCGGGGCCAGGCCAGGCTTCGAGGTGCGGGGCCAGAAACACCTGCCGCCCGTCTTCACGACCGTCCCCACCACGGACCGGGTCGTCTTCCTGACGATCGACGACGGGGCCGAGAAGGACCCGGAGTTCCTCCGCATGATGACCGAACTGAGGATCCCGTACACCGCGTTCCTCAGCGACTTCCTCGTCAAGAAGGACTACGGCTACTTCGAACGGATGCGGGACAAGGGTGTCACCCTCAACAACCACACGCTGAACCACCGTTTCCTGCCCGCCCTCTCCTACGAGAGCCAGCGCAGGGAGATCTGCGGCATGCAGGACGTCATCCGTGACCAGTACGGCAAGCGCCCGCGGCTTTTCCGGCCCCCCTACGGCGACTACAACCGGGACACCCTGCGCGCCGCCAAGTCCTGTGGCGTCAAGGCCGTTCCGCTGTGGAACGCGGAGGCCTTCACCGACCGCCTCGACTACCGGGAGTGGGACAGGGACCTGCACCCCGGTGACATCGTCCTCACCCACTTCCAGGGGCGGGGCCAGTGGAAGGGGACCATGCCCGACATGGTCAGGACCTTCATGAAGGTCGTCACCGACAAGGGGTTCGCCGTCGCACGCCTGGAGGACTATCTCTGAGCGGCCCCGGGCGTCTCCGGCCTGGCGGACTGTCCCGGGAACGGGGCTCGCGGACAGATCCGGGCGGGAAATCCGGTGTGAAGAACGCCGCCACGACGGTTCGCATTGGCACTCCGCTTGACCGAGTGCTAATCGCAGTCATAGTGTCGCTTCTGGCACTCCCCGCAGGAGAGTGCCAACACAGCGACGGGCAGGTCCGGCACCCGCGACGACGGATCCACCTGGTCGCCACCTCAGACAGTTAACCCCGTGAGATCACCGAAGGGGGAGGTCGGATCGTGACGACCGCCAGCTCCAAGGTTGCCATCAAGCCGCTTGAGGACCGCATTGTGGTCCAGCCGCTCGACGCCGAACAGACCACGGCTTCTGGCCTGGTCATCCCGGACACCGCCAAGGAGAAGCCCCAGGAGGGCGTCGTCCTGGCTGTGGGCCCGGGACGCTTCGAGAACGGCGAGCGCCTGCCGCTCGACGTCAAGACCGGTGACGTCGTTCTGTACAGCAAGTACGGCGGCACCGAGGTGAAGTACAACGGCGAGGAGTACCTCGTCCTCTCGGCTCGCGACGTGCTCGCGATCATCGAGAAGTAATTCACCCGAAGTATTTCTTGTTCTGCGCCCCTGGCCCCGCTGAAGTGTCGGGCGTCCAGGGGCGCAGTTCGTTTCGAGCGACGCAGGCCGCTACGGAGTGGCCGAGGATCGCAACGAGAGGAACAGACAGCTCCCATGGCGAAGATCCTGAAGTTCGACGAGGACGCCCGTCGCGCCCTTGAGCGTGGCGTGAACAAGCTCGCCGACACGGTCAAGGTGACGATCGGCCCCAAGGGTCGCAACGTCGTGATCGACAAGAAGTTCGGCGCCCCGACCATCACCAACGACGGCGTGACCATCGCCCGTGAGGTCGAGGTCGACGACCCGTACGAGAACCTCGGCGCGCAGCTGGTGAAGGAGGTGGCCACCAAGACCAACGACGTCGCAGGTGACGGCACCACCACCGCCACCGTGCTGGCCCAGGCGCTGGTCCGCGAGGGCCTGCGCAATGTGGCCGCCGGCGCGTCCCCCGCCCTCCTGAAGAAGGGCATCGACGCCGCGGTCAAGGCCATCTCCGATGACCTGCTCGCCTCCGCGCGTCCCATCGACGAGAAGTCCGACATCGCGGCCGTGGCCGGCCTGTCCGCCCAGGACAAGCAGATCGGCGAGCTCATCGCCGAGGCCATGGACAAGGTCGGCAAGGACGGTGTCATCACCGTCGAGGAGTCCAACACCTTCGGTGTGGAGCTTGAGTTCACCGAGGGCATGGCCTTCGACAAGGGCTACCTCTCGCAGTACATGGTGACCGACCAGGAGCGTATGGAGGCCGTCCTCGACGACCCGTACATCCTGATCCACCAGGGCAAGATCGGTTCCATCCAGGACCTGCTGCCGCTGCTGGAGAAGGTCATCCAGGCGGGTGGCTCGAAGCCGCTCCTGATCGTCGCCGAGGACGTCGAGGGCGAAGCCCTGTCGACCCTGGTCGTCAACAAGATCAAGGGCACCTTCAACGCCGTCGCGGTGAAGGCCCCCGGCTTCGGCGACCGCCGCAAGGCGATGCTCGGCGACATGGCGACGCTCACCGGCGCCACCGTCATCGCCGAGGAGGTCGGCCTCAAGCTCGACCAGGCCGGCCTTGAGGTGCTCGGCACCGCCCGCCGCGTGACGATCACCAAGGACGACACGACCATCGTCGACGGTGCCGGCGACTCCGCCGACATCGAGGGCCGCGTCGCCCAGATCAAGGCCGAGATCGAGTCCACCGACTCCGACTGGGACCGCGAGAAGCTCCAGGAGCGCCTCGCGAAGCTCGCCGGCGGTGTCTGCGTGATCCGTGTCGGTGCCGCCACCGAGGTGGAGCTCAAGGAGAAGAAGCACCGTCTGGAGGACGCCATCTCCGCGACCCGCGCCGCGGTCGAGGAGGGCATCGTCTCCGGTGGTGGCTCCGCTCTGGTGCACGCCGCCAAGGTCCTTGAGGGCTCCCTCGGCAAGGAGGGCGACGAGGCCACCGGTGTCGCCGTCGTCCGTCGCGCCGTCGTCGAGCCGCTGCGCTGGATCGCCGAGAACGCCGGCCTTGAGGGATACGTCATCACCTCCAAGGTCGCCGAGCTCGACAAGGGCCAGGGCTTCAACGCCTCGACCGGCGAGTACGGCGACCTGGTGAAGGCCGGCGTCATCGACCCGGTCAAGGTCACCCGCTCCGCGCTGGAGAACGCCGCGTCCATCGCGGCCCTGCTTCTCACGACCGAGACCCTGGTCGTCGAGAAGCCCGAGGAGGAGGAGCCGGCGGCCGCGGGCCACGGCCACGGTCACTCGCACTGACCCCACCCCCGCCTCACCGGAGGCCCGGTTTCCCGACAGCGGTCGGGGAGCCGGGCCTCCGGCGTGTGCGGCGGCGGGTCTGTGGAGGGGTGCGGGTCCGCGTGGGCGTGCAGGGCGGCGGGTCCGTGTGGACGGGTCCGACGGCGGACCTCGCCCGCCGTGTCCCGCCCGTCACCGCGCCGGGCGGGCGCTCACCACCGGCCGCCCTCGTCGCGCGCCTGCCCTCACTGCGGGCCGTACTTGCGCCCCGTACGAGAGGTGACTCCGCCCAGGATTCCGCGCGGGGTCACCTTCACCACGCCCATCAGCGCCTTGTAGCGCGGGTCGGGGATGGAGAGGGAGCGCCCCCGCGACAGATCGGTCAGCGCGGCGGCGACCAGCTTGTCGGCGTCGAGCCACATCCACTTCGGGATGTTGTCCGTGCCCATACCGGCCCGCTCGTGGAACTCCGTGCGCACGAAACCGGGGCACAGCGTCATCAGGCGCACCCCTGAACCCGCCAGGTCCCTCGCCGCGCCCTGCGTGAACTGCACGACCCACGCCTTGGAGGCCCCGTAGGTCCCGCGCGGGACGAAGGCGGCGACCGAGGCGACATTGACCACGCCGCCCCTGCCTCGCTCCCGCATCACGGTGGTCGCCGCCGTCGTCAGCCGCAGCACCGCCTCGCAGTGGACCTTCAGCATCGTCAGCTCTTCGGCCATCGGAACATCGAGGAACTGGCCCTTGTTGCCGAACCCCGCGTTGTTGATGAGCAGGTCCACGACGTTCTTGCGGTCACCGAGGCGGGACTCGACCGCCTCGATCCCTTCGTCGGTCGCGAGGTCCGCGGTCAGTACCTGCGCCTCGATCCCGTGCCGGTCGTGCAGCTCGGTCGCCTGCTCGCGCAGCCGGTCCGTGTTCCGCGCCACGAGAACCAGATTGTGCCCGTCCGCTGCGAGCCGACGGGCGAAGGCGGCACCGATGCCCGCGGTCGATCCCGTAATCAGAGCCGTAGTCATGGGCTCCAGGCTAGTGATCGTCCGTACCGCCCTGTCACCGGCCGATCACGAAAGGGGCGTACGGCGGATGCGCGGACTTCCCGCCCCTTCCCGCCCCTTCTCGGCTCTTCCCGAACCTTCCCGTCCTTCTCCGGCCCCGTGACCCCGCCCGGGACGGCGGACGGCCCGCGCCCTACACCCGGGGCTTCTCGCGTCCCCCGTCGCCGTGGTTCCCGCCGTACTTCCTGATGTACGCCTCCGCGTCCGCCCGTACGCCCGAGTGCAGCGCCTCGCCCGCGGTGAGGATCCGTGCGAGCAGTTCCCGCTCCGTCGTGGAGGCCCGGAACTGGACGGCGACCGTCACGTCGTGGTCAGGCCTGTGCACGATGTCGATCGAGTCGCCCGCGCGGATCTCGCCCGGTTCGATCACCCGCAGATAGGCGCCGGGCGCGGCCTTCCTCGTCCAGCGCCTGATCCAGCCGCTCTCGTCCATCCAGCCCGCGAACGTCCTGCACGGGATGCGCCCGCTCGTCACCTCAAGCAGCAGTCCGCCGCCCACCCGCCACCGCTCACCGATCAGCGCGCCGTTGACGTCGACACCGACGGTCGTCAGGTTCTCGCCGAAGACGCCGTTGCGCAGGGGGCGGTTCAGCTCCCCCTCCCACTCGTCCAGATCCTCCCTGGCGAAGGAGTAGACCGCCTGGTCGTCGCCGCCGTGGTGGCGCATGTCGCCGATGACGTCACCGCTGAGACCACTGCCACCGACCCCTCTCGGGCCGGGTGCCGAGACCATCACGGCGCCTTCCACCGGTGTCTTGCCGATGCCCGTGCCGCCCGAGGGCGCGTCGGTGTAGGACGCGCGCACCAGGCGCCCGCTGTTGAGGGAAAGCAGCTTCGGCTCCATGGGCGCACGGTAGAACAGACCGCGACCCGGCCGCTTCCGCAATACGGTTCGGGCACGTGCCGCAGCGGCCACGCCGGTCAGCGGGACGGGTCCGGCTGGGTCAAAGCTCGTCGGCGCTGTTCGCGGTTGTCCCCAAGGTGCCCTTATGCTCGGGACCATGATTGAGGCCCGCCATCTCCGTGTCCTGCGTGCCGTGGCCGCCACCGGTTCCTTCTCCGCCGCCGCGCGCGAGCTGGGCTGTACCCAGCCGGCCGTCAGCCAGCAGATGAAGGCGCTGGAAGGCTCGGTGGGGACGCCGCTGCTGATCCGCACCGGGCGTGAGATGCGGCTGACCCAGGCGGGCGAGGCGCTGACGCGGCACGCCTCAGGCATCCTCGCGGGGCTCACGGCCGCCGAGGAGGAAGTGGCCGCCATCGCGGGGCTGCGGGCCGGTCGGGTCAGGCTCGTCTCGTTCCCCAGCGGCAGCTCCTCCCTCGTGCCCGCGGCCCTGGCCGCACTGCGCTCCGCCCACCCGGGCACCCGGGTCTCCCTGGAGGAGGCGGAGCCGCCGCGCTCCGTCGAGATGCTGCGCGAGGGCGACTGCGACGTGGCCCTGGCCTTCCGCTACGAGCGGCCGGGCGGGCGCGCCGTCACCCAGGACCCCGTGCGGGGCGAGGACCAGGAGGACTGGGACGACCTCGTCGTACGGCCGCTGCTCGCCGACCGTCTGGTGGGCCTGGTCCCCGAAGGACACCGGCTCGACAAGTCGGACGCGGCGGTGGGTATCGCGGAACTCGCGGAGGAGCCGTGGATCGCGGGCTGTCCGCGGTGCAGGCGCCAGCTCGTCGAGGTGTGCGAGAGCGCCGGTTTCGTCCCCAGGATCGACTTCGCGACCGACGACTACCCGGCCGTGCTCGGCCTGGTCGCCGCCGGGCTGGGCGTCGCCGTCCTGCCGGAGCTGGCCCTGGAGTCCGTACGTCCCAAGGGGGTGCGCGCGGTGACGGTGGAGCCCGCCGTGCACAGGGAGATCGTGGCCCTCACCCTGCCCGACCTCGCCCAGGTGCCCGCCGTGGCCGCCACCCTCGACCACCTCGCCCGGGTCGCGGCGCGCTGAAGCCACGCCGGGCGGGCGCTGCGGGGATGGTGCGTGGCAGGGGCTGTGCGCGGCCGGGGCGGTGAGCGGCCCGGGGTGTCGTGCGGCGGGTCCGATGCCTGAGGAAACGTTCCTTCTCCCCGTCGGCCGTCCGTGGGTCAGTCTGCGTGGTCGCCGGATCCGCTACCGGCGGTCGTCTGTACGAGCCGGTGTCTGGCCCGGCCCATCAGCTCCTCGCGTTCGTCCTCGGTGAGCCCGCCCCAGACGCCGTAGGGCTCCCGTACCGCGAGGGCGTGCGCCGCGCACTCGGCCCGCACAGGGCAGCGCATGCAGACCTCCTTGGCCGAGTTCTCTCTGGCACTGCGCGCCGCTCCGCGTTCACCTTCCGGGTGGAAGAACAGGGAACTGTCCACGCCGCGGCAGGCCGCGAGCAACTGCCAGTCCCACAGATCCGCGTTCGGTCCGGGAAGGCGGGAGAAATCTGCCATTGCTTTGTTCCCCTTGTGGCTGTCGTGGCTGGCGTAGCTGTTTTCGAGCTGT from Streptomyces tsukubensis encodes:
- a CDS encoding polysaccharide deacetylase family protein, coding for MRQVRQKHKSVMNAPRSTPRRVLFRAPRRTLRRTRAVLAVSLAAGVAAGCAASGGGPGGHSGAQGAAGARVEAPAARALDAYATRLGEAHTAWTAAVRRWGLAKRPLTAPPPPAVKPHIGARPGFEVRGQKHLPPVFTTVPTTDRVVFLTIDDGAEKDPEFLRMMTELRIPYTAFLSDFLVKKDYGYFERMRDKGVTLNNHTLNHRFLPALSYESQRREICGMQDVIRDQYGKRPRLFRPPYGDYNRDTLRAAKSCGVKAVPLWNAEAFTDRLDYREWDRDLHPGDIVLTHFQGRGQWKGTMPDMVRTFMKVVTDKGFAVARLEDYL
- the groES gene encoding co-chaperone GroES, with amino-acid sequence MTTASSKVAIKPLEDRIVVQPLDAEQTTASGLVIPDTAKEKPQEGVVLAVGPGRFENGERLPLDVKTGDVVLYSKYGGTEVKYNGEEYLVLSARDVLAIIEK
- the groL gene encoding chaperonin GroEL (60 kDa chaperone family; promotes refolding of misfolded polypeptides especially under stressful conditions; forms two stacked rings of heptamers to form a barrel-shaped 14mer; ends can be capped by GroES; misfolded proteins enter the barrel where they are refolded when GroES binds), coding for MAKILKFDEDARRALERGVNKLADTVKVTIGPKGRNVVIDKKFGAPTITNDGVTIAREVEVDDPYENLGAQLVKEVATKTNDVAGDGTTTATVLAQALVREGLRNVAAGASPALLKKGIDAAVKAISDDLLASARPIDEKSDIAAVAGLSAQDKQIGELIAEAMDKVGKDGVITVEESNTFGVELEFTEGMAFDKGYLSQYMVTDQERMEAVLDDPYILIHQGKIGSIQDLLPLLEKVIQAGGSKPLLIVAEDVEGEALSTLVVNKIKGTFNAVAVKAPGFGDRRKAMLGDMATLTGATVIAEEVGLKLDQAGLEVLGTARRVTITKDDTTIVDGAGDSADIEGRVAQIKAEIESTDSDWDREKLQERLAKLAGGVCVIRVGAATEVELKEKKHRLEDAISATRAAVEEGIVSGGGSALVHAAKVLEGSLGKEGDEATGVAVVRRAVVEPLRWIAENAGLEGYVITSKVAELDKGQGFNASTGEYGDLVKAGVIDPVKVTRSALENAASIAALLLTTETLVVEKPEEEEPAAAGHGHGHSH
- a CDS encoding SDR family NAD(P)-dependent oxidoreductase; this translates as MTTALITGSTAGIGAAFARRLAADGHNLVLVARNTDRLREQATELHDRHGIEAQVLTADLATDEGIEAVESRLGDRKNVVDLLINNAGFGNKGQFLDVPMAEELTMLKVHCEAVLRLTTAATTVMRERGRGGVVNVASVAAFVPRGTYGASKAWVVQFTQGAARDLAGSGVRLMTLCPGFVRTEFHERAGMGTDNIPKWMWLDADKLVAAALTDLSRGRSLSIPDPRYKALMGVVKVTPRGILGGVTSRTGRKYGPQ
- a CDS encoding MOSC domain-containing protein: MEPKLLSLNSGRLVRASYTDAPSGGTGIGKTPVEGAVMVSAPGPRGVGGSGLSGDVIGDMRHHGGDDQAVYSFAREDLDEWEGELNRPLRNGVFGENLTTVGVDVNGALIGERWRVGGGLLLEVTSGRIPCRTFAGWMDESGWIRRWTRKAAPGAYLRVIEPGEIRAGDSIDIVHRPDHDVTVAVQFRASTTERELLARILTAGEALHSGVRADAEAYIRKYGGNHGDGGREKPRV
- a CDS encoding LysR family transcriptional regulator → MIEARHLRVLRAVAATGSFSAAARELGCTQPAVSQQMKALEGSVGTPLLIRTGREMRLTQAGEALTRHASGILAGLTAAEEEVAAIAGLRAGRVRLVSFPSGSSSLVPAALAALRSAHPGTRVSLEEAEPPRSVEMLREGDCDVALAFRYERPGGRAVTQDPVRGEDQEDWDDLVVRPLLADRLVGLVPEGHRLDKSDAAVGIAELAEEPWIAGCPRCRRQLVEVCESAGFVPRIDFATDDYPAVLGLVAAGLGVAVLPELALESVRPKGVRAVTVEPAVHREIVALTLPDLAQVPAVAATLDHLARVAAR
- a CDS encoding WhiB family transcriptional regulator, which gives rise to MADFSRLPGPNADLWDWQLLAACRGVDSSLFFHPEGERGAARSARENSAKEVCMRCPVRAECAAHALAVREPYGVWGGLTEDEREELMGRARHRLVQTTAGSGSGDHAD